A stretch of Imperialibacter roseus DNA encodes these proteins:
- a CDS encoding efflux RND transporter periplasmic adaptor subunit — MNKTLMFVGLCALLCYTSCESHKEKEEEETKFLVTSPLRMDTTVTKDYVCQIRSVQHIELRALEKGYLQKIYVDEGQRVKKGQLMFQIMPKLYEAELQKAQAEASFVEIEYQNTKRLAESNVVAPNELALAKAKYDKAMAEVSLAEVHLGFTQIRAPFDGLMDRFHVRQGSLVDEGDLLTNLSDNSKMWVYFNVPEAEYLEYESSVKSEDKMEVGLLMANNRLFNHRGVVETIEADFNNETGNIAFRATFPNPNGLLRHGETGNIQVTVDLKGALLIPQKSTFEILDKRYVYVIDEENKIRSRAITISAEMPHIYAVQSGLEVNDKILLEGLRLVRENQEISFELKDPAEVLSHLTLYAE, encoded by the coding sequence AAAAAGAGGAGGAAGAAACTAAATTTTTAGTGACTAGTCCGTTGAGGATGGACACAACCGTTACAAAAGATTACGTGTGTCAAATTCGGTCCGTACAGCACATTGAACTTCGGGCACTTGAAAAAGGCTATTTGCAAAAAATATACGTGGACGAAGGGCAGCGTGTAAAAAAAGGGCAGCTAATGTTCCAGATAATGCCCAAACTATATGAAGCGGAGCTCCAAAAGGCACAAGCTGAGGCCAGTTTTGTTGAAATTGAGTACCAGAACACAAAACGACTTGCCGAAAGTAATGTGGTAGCACCAAATGAGCTGGCCTTGGCCAAAGCCAAATATGATAAAGCAATGGCTGAGGTATCGCTGGCTGAAGTTCACCTGGGATTCACCCAAATCAGGGCACCTTTCGATGGGCTTATGGATCGTTTTCACGTAAGGCAGGGTAGCCTTGTCGACGAGGGAGACCTGTTGACAAACCTTTCGGACAATAGCAAAATGTGGGTCTACTTTAATGTTCCGGAAGCAGAGTATCTGGAATACGAATCCAGTGTTAAATCTGAAGACAAGATGGAGGTTGGTCTCTTGATGGCTAACAACAGGCTGTTCAACCACAGAGGCGTGGTGGAAACCATTGAGGCGGACTTTAACAACGAAACCGGCAATATTGCTTTCAGAGCAACCTTTCCGAACCCCAATGGATTACTCAGGCATGGCGAGACAGGCAATATACAAGTGACGGTAGACCTTAAGGGCGCCCTGCTTATCCCTCAGAAGTCGACTTTCGAAATCCTTGACAAAAGATATGTTTATGTGATCGACGAGGAGAATAAGATCAGGTCAAGGGCAATAACCATTTCAGCCGAAATGCCGCACATTTATGCCGTTCAGAGCGGGTTGGAAGTAAACGATAAAATCCTTCTGGAAGGGCTGAGGCTGGTCAGAGAAAATCAGGAAATAAGTTTTGAATTGAAGGATCCGGCAGAAGTACTGTCGCATTTAACGCTGTATGCGGAATAA
- a CDS encoding efflux RND transporter permease subunit, whose amino-acid sequence MFSKIIHRPVFAIVISVIIVFVGSLAIKQLPISQFPQIAPTTVSIFIAYPGSSADVLVKSTLITLENSINGVQGMRYMTTDATSAGEATVTIIFEPGTDPNQAVIRVKTRVDQVMPLLPALVQREGVIITPIQPSMLMYVNLYSTEEGLDEKFLYNYANVKMIPEINRINGVARTQILGSRTYAMRVWLNPDRMRAYNISIEEVMEALAEQSIIGRPGRIGQSSGIAAQSLEYVLTYKGRYNKPEEYEQIIVRANAEGESIHLKDIATIELGSEFFDIYSNLDGHPSAAIVLKQNYGSNASEVIAEVKAKLEEMRVSFPPGVDYKISYDVSKFLDASIEQVTHTLRDAFILVALVVFVFLGDWRSTLIPILAVPVSLIGAFFVIQFFGLSINLVTLFALVLAIGIVVDDAIVVVEAVHAKMEEEHLSPYNAVKKVMGEISGAIIAITMVMVSVFLPISFMTGPVGTFYRQFSITMASSIVISAVIALTLTPVLCAMLLKNTHGQPRKRTLMNRALDSFNSGFEKVTGKYTGLLRLIVNRRALTFIILGVFCAGIFFENEILPAGFIPSEDQGTIYAIIQTPPGATLERTNQVSQQLQKICEEIDGVESVSSLAGYEIMTEGRGSNAGTCLINLKPWSERKHSVKEIMEELEEESKGLGAIVEFFEPPAIPGFGSSGGFSMRLLDKTTDTDYQEFDKINKEFMDNMSKRPELTGLFTFFAANYPQYELLIDNELAMQKGVSIGKAMENLNILIGSTYEQGFIRFDRFFKVYVQSAPEFRRLPSDVLNLFVKNDREEMVPYSSFMTLEKKQGPNEITRYNMYNSAAIRGLPAPGYTTADAIQAITEVAAQTLPKGYDIAWEGLSYDESKRGNEALYVFIIVVLFVYFVLAAQYESFLLPLAVIFSLPVGVFGSFLFLKVMGLDNDIYAQIGLIMLVGLLGKNAVLIVEFAVQKRRHGATIFEAAIEGARVRFRPILMTSFAFIAGLIPLVIATGAGAIGNRTIGSSALGGMLFGTIFGVIIIPGLYYIFGKLADGRQLIRDEYDRPLSEEPQHTHSKEIN is encoded by the coding sequence ATGTTTAGTAAAATAATTCATAGGCCCGTTTTTGCCATTGTAATTTCGGTCATTATCGTTTTTGTAGGTTCGCTGGCTATTAAGCAGCTGCCTATCTCGCAATTTCCCCAAATTGCCCCAACAACCGTAAGTATTTTCATTGCTTACCCGGGTTCCAGTGCCGACGTGCTGGTTAAGTCGACGCTCATTACCCTTGAAAACTCCATCAACGGTGTTCAGGGAATGAGGTACATGACTACCGATGCCACCAGTGCTGGCGAAGCCACAGTCACCATCATCTTTGAACCAGGAACGGATCCCAACCAGGCGGTTATCCGGGTGAAGACCAGGGTGGACCAGGTGATGCCTCTTTTGCCCGCACTTGTACAACGTGAAGGGGTTATCATCACTCCCATCCAGCCCAGTATGTTAATGTATGTGAACCTCTACAGTACTGAGGAAGGGTTGGATGAAAAATTCCTGTACAACTACGCCAACGTTAAAATGATTCCTGAAATAAACAGGATCAATGGTGTGGCCAGAACGCAGATATTGGGTAGCCGCACCTACGCTATGCGGGTGTGGCTCAACCCTGACCGCATGAGGGCCTACAATATCTCTATTGAGGAAGTAATGGAGGCTCTTGCCGAACAAAGCATTATTGGTCGTCCGGGTAGAATAGGCCAAAGTTCAGGTATCGCTGCGCAGTCGTTAGAATACGTACTCACATATAAAGGCCGGTACAACAAGCCGGAAGAATACGAGCAAATCATTGTTCGGGCGAATGCTGAAGGTGAAAGCATACACCTGAAGGACATTGCCACAATTGAGCTGGGTAGCGAGTTTTTTGACATTTATTCTAACCTGGATGGGCATCCTTCTGCGGCTATTGTATTGAAGCAGAACTACGGCAGCAACGCCAGTGAAGTTATTGCTGAGGTGAAGGCGAAGCTTGAAGAAATGAGAGTCAGTTTCCCTCCCGGAGTGGACTACAAAATCAGTTACGACGTATCCAAGTTTCTGGACGCCTCCATTGAGCAGGTGACCCACACTTTGCGTGATGCCTTTATCCTGGTGGCCCTGGTAGTGTTTGTATTCCTTGGCGACTGGCGCTCCACGCTCATACCGATTCTGGCTGTTCCTGTATCCCTCATCGGTGCATTTTTTGTCATCCAGTTTTTTGGGCTTTCTATCAACCTGGTGACACTGTTTGCTCTTGTGCTGGCCATTGGTATAGTGGTGGACGATGCCATTGTGGTGGTGGAAGCTGTCCACGCCAAAATGGAAGAGGAGCACCTTTCTCCTTACAATGCCGTGAAAAAGGTAATGGGGGAGATCAGTGGAGCGATTATCGCCATCACCATGGTAATGGTGTCGGTGTTTCTGCCAATTTCGTTTATGACCGGCCCGGTGGGCACCTTCTACCGGCAATTCTCTATTACGATGGCCAGCTCGATTGTGATTTCGGCGGTGATAGCACTTACACTTACACCGGTATTGTGCGCCATGCTGCTGAAGAACACACACGGGCAACCCAGAAAGAGAACACTGATGAACCGGGCACTCGATAGTTTCAACAGTGGCTTCGAAAAAGTAACTGGAAAATACACGGGCTTGCTAAGGCTGATAGTTAACAGAAGAGCGCTTACTTTCATCATTTTGGGAGTATTCTGCGCAGGTATATTCTTTGAAAATGAAATTCTGCCAGCTGGATTTATCCCCAGCGAGGACCAGGGCACTATTTACGCTATCATCCAAACACCTCCGGGTGCCACCCTCGAAAGAACCAATCAGGTGTCTCAGCAGCTTCAGAAAATTTGCGAGGAAATTGATGGTGTGGAATCCGTTTCTTCGCTGGCTGGCTACGAGATCATGACAGAAGGTCGGGGCTCCAACGCAGGTACTTGTTTGATCAACCTCAAGCCCTGGTCGGAGCGGAAGCATTCGGTGAAAGAGATCATGGAAGAGCTGGAGGAGGAGTCGAAAGGCCTGGGGGCTATTGTCGAATTCTTCGAGCCGCCTGCTATCCCCGGGTTCGGGTCTTCCGGAGGTTTTTCCATGCGTTTGCTGGATAAAACTACGGACACCGACTACCAGGAGTTTGATAAAATAAACAAGGAGTTCATGGACAACATGAGCAAGCGCCCGGAGCTTACTGGTTTGTTTACCTTCTTCGCTGCTAACTATCCTCAGTACGAGCTGTTGATAGATAACGAACTGGCCATGCAAAAGGGCGTTTCGATCGGCAAGGCAATGGAAAACCTGAACATACTTATAGGGAGTACCTACGAGCAAGGCTTTATCAGGTTCGATAGGTTTTTCAAGGTGTATGTTCAATCTGCACCGGAGTTTAGAAGACTTCCCTCCGATGTTTTGAACTTGTTCGTGAAGAATGACCGGGAGGAAATGGTACCCTACTCATCGTTCATGACACTTGAGAAGAAGCAGGGGCCTAACGAGATTACCCGCTACAACATGTACAACTCGGCTGCCATCAGGGGACTACCCGCACCGGGATATACGACCGCCGATGCTATTCAGGCCATTACTGAAGTGGCAGCCCAAACGTTGCCGAAAGGGTATGACATCGCCTGGGAAGGTCTTTCTTACGATGAATCAAAAAGAGGGAATGAAGCACTGTATGTCTTCATCATTGTGGTACTGTTCGTCTACTTTGTGCTGGCAGCTCAGTACGAAAGCTTCCTTTTGCCTCTGGCGGTAATATTCTCCTTGCCAGTTGGGGTGTTTGGCTCCTTCCTGTTCCTTAAGGTAATGGGGTTAGACAACGATATTTATGCACAGATTGGTCTCATTATGCTGGTGGGCTTGCTGGGTAAAAATGCAGTGTTGATTGTGGAATTTGCAGTTCAGAAACGGCGACACGGAGCAACAATTTTTGAAGCAGCCATTGAAGGTGCCAGGGTACGTTTCCGGCCTATCCTGATGACATCATTTGCCTTCATTGCCGGTTTGATTCCTCTGGTGATTGCCACAGGTGCGGGCGCCATAGGTAACCGAACCATCGGCTCATCGGCCCTCGGCGGTATGCTCTTTGGAACCATATTCGGTGTGATCATCATTCCGGGACTGTACTACATTTTTGGAAAACTAGCGGACGGCCGTCAGCTGATCAGGGATGAATACGACAGGCCTCTGAGTGAGGAGCCCCAACACACACATTCGAAAGAAATAAATTGA
- a CDS encoding TolC family protein yields the protein MLKRIIYRWVGVACLSLAVWACKTPDLVQKTESKAVPVSYSSSQDTTNTGKVRWQDYFTDPYLISLIDTALQNNQELNIVLQEIQIARNEVQARKGEYLPFVGYGAGAGVDKPGRYTSKGSSEATTEIKPGKETPDPLPDFMAGLYASWEVDIWHKLRNAKKSAFNRYLGTVEGKNFLVTNLIAEIANSYYELLALDNQLRIVQQNIEIQSNALEIVRLQKQSARVTELAVRRFEAQVLNTRSLQFGIQQQIIETENRINFLVGRFPQPIQRNSQNFIDLVPNVLNAGIPAQLLENRPDVRQAELDLIAAKLDVQVAKARFYPSLGLSAGLGFQAFNPIDLVKMPESLIYGLAADLAGPLINKNAIKAAYSSANAMQIQAVYNYERTILTAYIEVANQLSNIGNLANTFELKSLQVDALTESVDISSNLFRSARADYMEVLLTQRDALESRFELIDTKMAQMHAVVNVYQALGGGWR from the coding sequence ATGTTGAAACGAATCATATATAGATGGGTTGGAGTGGCCTGCCTTTCCTTAGCGGTTTGGGCCTGTAAAACGCCCGACTTAGTACAAAAAACAGAGAGCAAGGCAGTGCCTGTGAGCTACAGCAGCTCGCAGGACACCACCAACACTGGCAAGGTTCGGTGGCAGGACTATTTTACTGACCCGTACCTGATCTCCCTGATTGACACAGCTTTGCAAAACAACCAGGAGTTGAACATTGTGTTGCAGGAAATTCAAATTGCCAGAAACGAAGTGCAAGCCAGAAAAGGAGAGTATTTACCTTTCGTAGGCTATGGTGCGGGTGCCGGTGTTGACAAGCCAGGCCGTTACACGAGCAAGGGCTCCAGCGAGGCGACCACGGAAATTAAGCCGGGAAAGGAAACGCCAGATCCGCTGCCCGATTTCATGGCGGGGCTGTATGCTTCATGGGAAGTGGACATTTGGCACAAGCTGCGCAATGCAAAGAAGTCAGCTTTCAACAGATACCTGGGAACCGTGGAGGGCAAGAACTTTCTGGTAACCAACCTGATTGCCGAAATTGCCAACTCCTACTACGAACTGCTGGCGCTGGATAATCAGCTGAGAATAGTGCAGCAGAACATTGAAATACAAAGCAATGCGCTCGAAATCGTGAGGCTACAGAAGCAGTCGGCCCGGGTAACTGAGCTGGCCGTTCGCAGGTTTGAGGCGCAGGTACTCAACACCAGAAGCCTTCAGTTCGGTATTCAGCAGCAGATCATCGAAACTGAGAACAGGATCAACTTTTTGGTGGGCCGGTTTCCGCAACCCATCCAGCGCAATTCACAAAACTTTATTGACCTGGTACCCAACGTATTGAATGCTGGTATTCCCGCTCAGCTGCTCGAAAATCGCCCCGATGTAAGGCAGGCCGAGTTAGACCTGATAGCAGCTAAACTGGATGTGCAGGTGGCCAAAGCCAGGTTCTATCCTTCGCTGGGCCTTTCTGCAGGCTTGGGCTTTCAGGCATTTAACCCGATTGACCTGGTAAAAATGCCTGAGTCGCTGATATATGGACTGGCGGCTGATTTGGCGGGGCCGCTGATCAACAAAAATGCGATCAAGGCAGCTTATTCAAGCGCTAATGCCATGCAGATACAAGCGGTGTATAATTACGAGCGAACCATATTGACCGCTTACATTGAAGTGGCTAATCAGCTGTCCAATATTGGCAATCTGGCAAACACTTTCGAACTGAAATCACTTCAGGTCGATGCCCTAACCGAGTCGGTCGACATTTCAAGCAATCTGTTTCGCTCAGCCCGTGCCGATTACATGGAGGTGCTGCTGACTCAACGAGATGCGCTGGAATCAAGGTTTGAGCTGATTGATACCAAAATGGCGCAAATGCACGCCGTGGTAAATGTGTATCAGGCGCTGGGTGGTGGATGGAGGTAA
- a CDS encoding serine hydrolase domain-containing protein has product MNNIKRVLRIVFILASIGSLYFVPWPIVWAWILPLPDTVQAQVDEALDHGFDGIIVYVDQAGKEPGFYAAGWHDRKAKIPANPHALFKIASITKLYVAVATTKLVKDGRLSLDKTLAEYFPALAGRIENSDKITLRLMLQHRSGIPNFVDHPDYWKNPPKNKQETLEYALDLPADFEPGEDYGYSNTNYMLISDLIDKVVGYSHQQYIKEEILIPLGLKKTFGSLSEVDIADVMSGYYVGIDEDFKYEDTGLMIAAAEDVGTFIRALNDGSVFNEGEQEIYSSIYEYEHTGLLVGYQSIAKYHKDIDTVVIQFTSTTNFDGYNWNLSEVVYSRIVKILRKQ; this is encoded by the coding sequence ATGAACAATATAAAACGAGTACTCAGAATAGTATTTATTCTGGCAAGCATAGGCTCACTGTACTTTGTGCCGTGGCCTATCGTATGGGCCTGGATACTACCCCTGCCTGATACAGTTCAGGCACAAGTAGACGAAGCGCTTGATCATGGATTTGACGGAATCATTGTTTATGTAGATCAGGCTGGTAAGGAACCTGGCTTTTACGCTGCAGGCTGGCATGATCGAAAAGCCAAAATACCTGCCAACCCGCACGCCTTGTTCAAGATTGCCAGCATTACCAAGCTATATGTGGCTGTGGCTACCACGAAATTAGTCAAAGACGGACGTTTGTCTCTGGATAAAACACTTGCTGAGTACTTTCCAGCGCTTGCCGGAAGAATTGAAAATTCAGACAAAATAACCCTGAGGCTCATGCTACAGCATCGGAGTGGTATTCCCAATTTTGTTGACCACCCCGATTATTGGAAAAACCCTCCAAAAAACAAACAGGAAACACTTGAGTACGCATTGGATTTACCAGCTGACTTTGAACCGGGTGAAGACTATGGCTATTCAAATACCAATTACATGTTGATTTCTGACCTCATTGACAAAGTGGTGGGTTATAGCCATCAGCAGTATATAAAGGAGGAGATTTTGATACCACTTGGGCTGAAAAAAACTTTTGGCTCGCTCAGTGAAGTGGATATAGCCGATGTGATGAGTGGCTATTATGTAGGTATTGATGAAGACTTTAAATATGAAGATACGGGCTTAATGATAGCTGCGGCAGAGGATGTTGGCACATTCATAAGAGCATTGAACGATGGGTCGGTGTTCAATGAAGGGGAACAGGAAATCTATTCCTCCATCTACGAGTATGAACATACGGGGCTACTCGTCGGCTATCAGAGCATCGCCAAATACCACAAGGACATTGACACAGTTGTTATTCAATTCACTAGTACAACCAATTTTGATGGCTACAACTGGAATTTATCAGAGGTGGTTTATAGCAGGATTGTTAAAATCTTACGAAAGCAATGA